The uncultured Mailhella sp. genome segment TGGGACGCAACTACAAGGAAATCCAGCAGCAGTGGCATGTGCTCACCAAGGAAATGAAAGTGGACATTCTCGTGTTCGACATGCCTCTGCTCGACACCCGCAGGGACAAGGATCTGCTCGGCACCTTCATTGCCGATCTTGTGCTTCAGGTACTGTCGTTCGTGGCGCAGAACGAACGGGAAAACATACGCCGCCGTCAGGCGGAAGGCATTGCCGCGGCGAAAATCAGCGGCACGCGCTTCGGTCGGGAGCCGAGTCCGCTGCCTTCCGGCTTTCCGCGGGTGTTCGCCCAGTGGAAAAACGGTGAAATCAACACGTCCGAAGCGGCGAGGCGCTGCGGCATGGCCCGCTCCAGCTTCCGCTACCGGGCCAGAACGTACATGAAGAACACCTCGTAACAGAACGGCATGGCGTGCCTTCCGGCGGCAACGCAACAAGGAACGTACGCCATGCCTCAACGCGCAGACGCCGGTGCAGAAAATTCTCCGACTGCGGCGTCTGCGCGTCGAGCCAAAGAAAACGAGTTTGTACCGCACATTTTACCGGGCACACCCCGGCCCGGCTATGGTCATGCGGACGGCTCCATGCTAAAAGAGGCAAGACTGCAGGAGTGAAGCCATGAAATTCTTTACCAAGAGCCGCTATGCCCTCCGTGTGATGATAGAACTTGCCCGGCGTCCGCACAACGACAACACGCCGCTCAAGTCCATCGCGCAGTCGCAGCACATCAGTCTCAAATATCTTGAACAGGTCATTGCGCCCCTGAGCCGGGCCGGACTGGTCAAGAGCGAACGCGGCAGTCAGGGCGGATACCGGCTGGCCATGCCGCCCGAAAACTGCACGGCGGGCGACATTCTGCGCGCCGTGGAAGGCAGCCTCGCGCCCGTGGACTGCCTCGATCCGGAAGCCGAAGCCTGCAACTTTCAGAAAAGATGCGCCTCGCTGCGCTTCTGGAGCGGCCTTGGCGACTGCATCGAACGCTACGCCGACAGCGTCACGCTGCGCGATCTCGCCGCTCTGCCCGGCGAATGCTGTCCTCCCGGTCTCTGACGCCTTCCTGCCCGTTCAACCTTCTGCCTTCGAGGTTTTTCATGCCATTCAACGGACTCGCTCTTTCCCGACTTTTCTTTGAAGCCTCACTGCCCCTGCTCAGGGAACGCATTCCCGACATCATGACGCGCTCCGCCGCCGGCCTTGTCGGCGAAGGCTCGGAATGCCTCGGCCTGGACGACGACATTTCCCGCGATCACGACTGGGGCCCCGCCTTCTGCCTGTGGGTGCCGGACGATCTGCTCCGCGCGGAACTCACTCGCGTGGAGAGCGCCATAGCGTCGCTCCCCGCCTCATTCCAGGGCTTTCCCACGCGCATGGCCAGAGAGAGGCGCATGGGCAGAACCGGGCCGCTGCCGCTCAAGGGCTTCTACCGCCGCTTTCTGGGCATGGATCGCGCGCCTGAGACCTGGCGCGCATGGATGGCCGTTCCCGAATATCACCTCTGTTCCTGCACCAACGGCGACGTATTCCTGGACGAAGGCGGAGAATTTTCAGCCGTGCGCGAGGCTCTGCTCAAGTACTATCCCGACGACGTGCGCCGCAAGAAAATAGCCGCCCGCTGCATGATAATGGCGCAGGCCGGTCAGTACAATATGCCCCGCAGCCTCCAGCGCGGCAATTCCATGGCCGCCATGCTTGCCGCCGCGCGCTTTGCCGAGGCCGCGCTGTCCATGGCCTTTCTGCTCAACCGCCGCTACATGCCCTTCTACAAGTGGGCCGGACGCCTGGCCGAAACCCTGCCCGTGCTCGGTCAGCAGACGGCGTCCACGGTCAAAATTCTGGCGCGCACGCCCTGGGATTCCCAAAGCCTCGGAGCCGAAGCCTCGGAAGCCGTCGAAAAGCTGTGCGATCTCGTGGCTGCGGAACTTCGCCGTCAGGCGCTGTGCGACATTCAGGGCAACTGGCTGTGGCAGGCCGGGCCTCTCGTGCAGCGCGGCGTCAAGGATCCCGAACTGCGCGCCCGCAACGTCATGGAGGACTGATGGAAGACTTTCGTTCCGCGCTCAATGCGGCCAGAACACTCCCGGACGCGCAGGCCGAAGAGGCGCTGCGCACTCTTCTGAAACAATACCCCGATCTTTCGCCGGAAGACGAAGGGAATCTCCGCTACACGCTGGGCGTTGTTCTGTTTCATCAGGGCAGGGCCGATGAGGCGGCACACGAAACCGAGCAGGCCTGCCGTCTGCTGGAACACGCTCCCGGAGCTGCAAGGGCCCTGGCGCTGACGGCCCTTGCCCGCATGAAGCTCGCCTGCCGCGACGCATCCGGAAGCGTGAACGTCGGCAGAACCGCCCTGGCGCTTCTGCGCCAGAGCCTCGGGCCGGACGATCCGCGCCTGGCGCCTTCGCTGTTCGCCCTCTCCTTCGGCGAATACGAAAGCAGAAACTTTGCCGAAGCCGAAGCCCTCTGCCTTGAAGCCAGAGCCCTCTGGGAAAAGCAGAAAGGGCCGGAAAGTCTGGAAGTGTCCACCTGTCTGAACAATCTCGGCCGCATCTGTGAGGAAACGGGGCGGCCGGACGAAGGCATTGCGCTTCACCGCGCGGCGCTCGACATACGCCGCAGGGTGCTGAGCGATCACCCGGAAACCGCCTTTTCCATGGGCAACCTCGGCACGGCGCTCGCCTCGGCGGGCAGGTGGCGCGAGGCCGCCGACATGCTGGAACAGGCCATTGCCTGCTATGCCCGCTGCGGGCACACGGGCGGCAACGATATTGAGGGCTACCGCCGCAATCTGGAAGTATGCAGAAGCGCGCTGGCCCGGGAAAATGACTGAGGAGATGTCTCATGAATACCGAAGCAGAAAAAAAGGAAGAGCTCATCAAGGAAATCGTGGAACGGGAGCTGGCCATGTTTCTCGCCACGCCCAACGAAGGCGGCACCAGCGAATGCCAGACCAGACCGCAGTCCTTCCGCATGATGCGCCGCATGAATCACTGCACGCACGATACGGCCACGCTGGAGTCCTACCTGGACGATCTGAAGAATGCTGCCGCCGAGGGCAGAAACTTCATGATTGAAAAATACGCCCGCCTGGACAACCGTCTGCCTCCGCTTTCCCACAATCCGCTTCTGGACAAGATTGCCGACGCCGAATGCGCATTCCTGCGCGAGGCTTCGGCGCACTATCCGCACGCCATCAAGACGAACGGCGAACAGGCCTTCCGCGCCTACTGCCGCTGCGAACTGGAAACCCTCTCCGACCGCACGCTGCAGCTGTACGCCGACGAAGTGGACCGTGCCGTGAAGGAAGGACGCAACCTTGCCGAAGAGCGCTACGACGACCTGTGGCGCATGCTCGGCGAAGGCTCCCTGGCCGCCTACGACGCCAAGCTCGCCGCCAGGAGCTGAACATTGCAGCGATTGCCCGAGTGACGGAACTTTTGCACCCGGCCCGACAGGGCGGCGCTTGTCTGCCGGGCCGACAACACACGGAAAGCCTGCGCGGTCGCATGGACGGCGCAGGCTTTCCGTGTTCTGAACGCGTGTGAAGGCGAAGACGCTTTCCGGCGGCGGATCAGTCGAGATTCAGTGCTGCAACGGCCGCCTTCAGAAGTTCTTCCGGGCTCCGGCGCGCGTCGAGCACGCAGAAGCGCTCGGGCCAGCGGACGGCGCGGGCGAGAAAGCCTTGCCGGATGCGCTGATGAAACGCCAGCTCCTCCGCTTCAAAGCGGCCTTCGCTGGTGCTGAGTCCTTCGCGGCCGTTGCGGGCCCGCGCTCGTTTCAAGCCTTCTTCCACGGGCAGATCGAGCAGCAGCGTGCGCTCCGGCCAGAGGCCGCCCGTGGCGTGATCGTTGAGTTCCTGAAGCCTGTCCGCGTCCATGCCGCGGCCGTAGCCCTGATAGGCAATGGTGGAATCGGCATAGCGGTCGCACAGCACCCATTCGCCGCGCTCCAGCGCCGGGCGGATGATCTCGGCCACGTGCTGCGCGCGGTCGGCAAGAAAGAGAAAGAGTTCGGCCCGGCTGTCCAGCGAACTCGACACGTCGAGCAGCAGCGGACGCAGTCTGGCGCCGAGTCCGCATCCGCCGGGCTCGCGCGTGCGCACGAACGGCAGACCTCGCTTTTCCAGCTCCTGCACGAGCAGGTTCATGAGCGTGCTCTTTCCTGCGCCCTCTATGCCCTCTAAAGTAACGAACACTGTCTTTCCTCCTGGCGGGGTTCCTTCTTTTCCTGCCGCGACGCCTTTGTTTCCGCAGCGGAGGACGGCGTGCGCACGGGACGGCAGACGCTGCGCCCGAGAAGCGACTGATAAGGGCTCCACGCCATGCCTTCCCCTTCGCCGGGGGCCGGAAGAATGCCGCGGCACTGCGCAAGCTTGGCGTCGATGTTGTCGGCGTAGTGCAGCACGAACGCCTCGGGCGTGGACGGCTCGCGCGCCGCGCCGAACTCGGGCTCGCCGTGATGGCTTGCAATAAGATGCTTGAAGTGCATGACAAGTTCCGGCTCAAGCCCCGACTTGCGCAGATACGGCTCAAGCATGACAATGCCCTGCACGATGTGCCCGAGAAGACGCCCCTCGTCGGTGTATTCGGTCACCAGAACGCCGCTCATTTCGTCGATCTTGCCTATGTCGTGCAGAAGCGCCGCGGCAAGCAGCGTCTGCCGGTCGAGCTCCGGATAGTGATCGGCCATGAGCATGCACAATTCGGCCACGGAGAGCATGTGCTCAAGAAGCCCGCCCATGTAGGCGTGATGCACCGACTTGGCCGCCGGAGCCTTCATGAGCAGCGGACGAATGCGCTTGTCGGAAAGCACGGAGCGCATGAACTTCTTCCAGGGCTTGTGCGTGAGCACGGCGTCGCAGAGGCGTTCCACGTCCGCCATCATGTCCGCCGCGGGCCTGCTGCTGGAAACAAGATAGTCCTCCATGGGCAGCGCGGCGCACTCCTCTTCGCTGAGAACGCGCAGCGCCTCCACCGTGAGCTGAAGCTGCTCCCGGTACAGGGAAACATGACCTTCCACCCTCACCATCTGTCCTGCCGTCAGCGAGGGCAGGGAAAGGCTGAGCGGACTCCATATCTTGGCTTCCAGCGCGCCGCTGGCGTCCTTGAGTTCAAGCCTCCAGTACGGTCCGTTGCGGGACTGCTGAAGAGATGCCAGCGACACGAGATACGCGGACGCTATCTCGTCGCCGGCCGACATGGCGCTTATCTTCTGATGCTCGGTCATGTTCGCCTCGGAAAATTTGACTTTTGGTTCCCGTTCTATACAAAAAACATGGGAAGAGGCGAAATCGCCCCTCCCATGACATGTTCCTTTCTTTCCAGTATATGGCGCGGCAAGGCTTGTCAAAGGTTTCGGCCGCGCCGCGGAGATGTTCCCCATGCGCGTACTCATCAGCAACGACGACGGCATCTACAGCCGCAACCTGCACCTTCTCTACTCCGCCCTGCGCCGCGCAGGCCACGACGTGAGGGCCGTGGCCCCCGCCGAACAGCATTCCGGCGCGGGCTGCTGCCTCACGGTGCATGATCCCATTCTTACGAAGCGGGTCCGCCTCACCCTCGAAGGCGGCGAACGCTTTGAAGGCACGGCCGTTTCCGGCACCCCGGCCGACTGCGTCATTCTCGCGCTGCGCGGCCTCATGCCCGATTTTCGGCCCGACATCGTAATTTCCGGCATCAACTTCGGGCCCAACGCCGGACAGGACGTCTTTTTCTCCGGCACGGTGGGCGCGGCCATTCAGGCGGCCATGTACGGACTGCCCTCGCTGGCGGTTTCCCACTGCTCGCACGACGGAGCCACCGAAGCGCATGCCGATCTCGCCGTGCGCCTCGCCGCGGCCCTCGACTGGGAACATCTGCCCCGTCACCGCGTATACAATCTCAACCTGCCCGACTGCCCGGCGGAAGAGATCCGCGGACTCAAGGTGTGCAGACACAGCACCGACTGGGCCTGCCTCGATTCCTACGAACGCCGCTTCTCGCCCGCAGGCAGGGAATATTTCTGGATGAAGGATCCCTTCCAGCACTTCCTTCTTGAAGACGAAGGCACCGACAAAAGCTGGCTGCACCAGGGCTGGGCCACGCTCTCTCCCCTGAACATCGATCTCAACGACGAAGCCGCCGCAAAAAAGCTCAACGAAAACAGTCTGTGGGAGTCCGTGCGTCCGTAAAAGCAGGAGAGAGAGACGTTCTTTTCGGCGTTATCCCTTGCGAAAAATCCTCACTGCGGATACAAAAGAAACAAAGAAAGAGGAGAGGATTCCTTTATTGTTCATGCCTCTCCAAGATACTGACGCTCCCCGGAGGGAAGCCATGCCTATCACCACTCCCAAAGAGATGTTTGCCCGCGCCTACAAGGAAGGGTATGCCATCGGCGCTTTCAACGTCAACAACATGGAAATCATTCAGGGCATCATGCAGGCCGGCGCGGAAGAGCGCTCGCCGCTGATCCTTCAGGTTTCCGCCGGCGCCCGCAAGTATGCCGGTCAGGTGTACATCATGAAACTGGTGGAAGCCGCCCTTGCCGAATCCGATCTCCCGGTGGTGGTGCATCTCGATCACGGCCCCGACTTTGAACTGTGCAAGGCCTGCATCGACGGCGGCTTCAGCTCCGTCATGATCGACGGCTCGCACCTGCCCTTCGAGGAAAACATCGCCGTCACGAAGCAGGTGGTGGACTACGCCCACGACCGCGGCGTGTGGGTGGAAGCCGAACTCGGTCAGCTCGCCGGCGTGGAAGAACACGTTTCCGCCGAAAAGAGCATCTACACCGATCCCGATCAGGCCGTGGAATTCGTCCAGCGCTCCGGCTGCGACTCTCTGGCCATCGCCATCGGCACGAGTCACGGCGCGTACAAGTTCAAGGGCGAAGCCAAGCTCGACTTCGAACGCCTCGACAAGATTTCTTCCATGATGCCCGGCTATCCGCTGGTGCTGCACGGCGCTTCCAGCGTGCCGCAGGAATTCGTGGAAATGGCCAACCAGTACGGCGGCAAGCTCGGCGACGCCAAGGGCGTGCCCGAAGAGATGCTGCGCAAGGCCGCCAAGTCCGGCGTGTGCAAGATCAACATCGACTCCGACATCCGCCTCGCCATGACCGCCAACATCCGCAAGTACATGGCCGAACATCCCGAAGCCTTCGATCCGCGCGCCTACCTCAAGCCCGCCCGCGAAGCCGTCAAGAACATGGTGCAGCGCAAGATCCGCAACGTGCTCGGCAGCTCCAACAAAATCTGATTCTCCGGCCGCTCCTCCGGGCAGCCAATTCCGAAGGCGCAGCCTTCCTCCACGGCAGACCGTGTTTCGCGGTCTGCCTGTTTTTTTTCTCTGGTTCAGATTCAGGCGTCGCCCCCCTGACGCAAACGAAAGGACGCGGCCCGTCCGGCGCGCCCTTTCTCCCCTCCCCCCCAAAAAAAACGCAAAGCCGCGAAATGCGCCCCGACGGCCTGCACCGCCTCACGTGCTCTTTCCCGCGCTTCCCCGAAACGCACGGCAAGCTCTCCCACCCCACTTTTCCACGCGCAGGCGCTCACCCGGAGCCTCCAGCACCGGCCCTGCATCAAAGCCGCCCTCTTCCGCGCGCAGGCGCCCGCTCCCTGCCCGCCCTTTCGTTTCGCGCTCCTCTTTTTGCAGCAAAGCCGCCCGGATACCGATTCGCGCCCGCGCTCTTTCCCGCGCCGCTCCGTCCGTTCCGCGCCTTCGCTTCGCGTCCTCAGCATAAAACCTGCTGATAACCAGCCATTGAAAATTAATATTTTTCTTTTTTTTCCTGCTCTCCTATTTTCTGGAATAGACGTTCAGAAAAGTTGACGGCCCGTAGCAAGCGGATTTCCCCGCCGTCCAGCGCGCAAAAATCACGTATCGCCAAAGGAGAGCGTATGAAGCCCATCTACAAAGAAAAATATCCCCATCTGTTTGAACCGCTCTATGTCGGCAAGAACAAAGTGCGCTTCAACAACCGCTTCAACGTCGCGCCCATCGGCTCCGGCGCCACGGGCGGCGGCGAAGACAGCGACGGCCGCATCAACACCTTCGGCATCGATTACTGGATGCGCTACATTCAGGGCGGATTCTCCCGCGTGACCCTGCCCATGGAAGTGCCCATCGACGGCAGCCACGAACACATGTTCAACCTGAATCCCAAGACCTGCAACCAGATGAACTTCCAGCGCCTGCAGCGCGCCGTTCACGCCTTCAACGGCAAGACCTTTGCGGAATTCCTGCACGGCGGCCCCTACATGCGCGCGGGCTTCAAGAAAATTTCCGCCGACGACGAACCCCATCTCGGCTCCCAGGCCGCCACGGTGGCCGACATGGAAGAAGTGGCCGCCCTCTTCGGCGAATACGCCCACTGGGCTCAGATAGCCAATTTCGACGGTCTGCTGCTGCACTACGGTCACGGCTGGCTGTTCAACTACTTCCTCTCCCCGCTCACCAACCACCGCACCGACGAGTTCGGCGGCTCCATTGAAAACCGCTGCCGCTTCCCGCTCATGG includes the following:
- a CDS encoding recombinase family protein, translated to MGKTYGYIRVSSTDQNESRQYLAMQKRDIPKKHIFIDKVSGKDFQRPQYLAMLRRLKPGDQICITSIDRLGRNYKEIQQQWHVLTKEMKVDILVFDMPLLDTRRDKDLLGTFIADLVLQVLSFVAQNERENIRRRQAEGIAAAKISGTRFGREPSPLPSGFPRVFAQWKNGEINTSEAARRCGMARSSFRYRARTYMKNTS
- the surE gene encoding 5'/3'-nucleotidase SurE, whose amino-acid sequence is MRVLISNDDGIYSRNLHLLYSALRRAGHDVRAVAPAEQHSGAGCCLTVHDPILTKRVRLTLEGGERFEGTAVSGTPADCVILALRGLMPDFRPDIVISGINFGPNAGQDVFFSGTVGAAIQAAMYGLPSLAVSHCSHDGATEAHADLAVRLAAALDWEHLPRHRVYNLNLPDCPAEEIRGLKVCRHSTDWACLDSYERRFSPAGREYFWMKDPFQHFLLEDEGTDKSWLHQGWATLSPLNIDLNDEAAAKKLNENSLWESVRP
- a CDS encoding Rrf2 family transcriptional regulator, whose protein sequence is MKFFTKSRYALRVMIELARRPHNDNTPLKSIAQSQHISLKYLEQVIAPLSRAGLVKSERGSQGGYRLAMPPENCTAGDILRAVEGSLAPVDCLDPEAEACNFQKRCASLRFWSGLGDCIERYADSVTLRDLAALPGECCPPGL
- a CDS encoding DUF4037 domain-containing protein is translated as MPFNGLALSRLFFEASLPLLRERIPDIMTRSAAGLVGEGSECLGLDDDISRDHDWGPAFCLWVPDDLLRAELTRVESAIASLPASFQGFPTRMARERRMGRTGPLPLKGFYRRFLGMDRAPETWRAWMAVPEYHLCSCTNGDVFLDEGGEFSAVREALLKYYPDDVRRKKIAARCMIMAQAGQYNMPRSLQRGNSMAAMLAAARFAEAALSMAFLLNRRYMPFYKWAGRLAETLPVLGQQTASTVKILARTPWDSQSLGAEASEAVEKLCDLVAAELRRQALCDIQGNWLWQAGPLVQRGVKDPELRARNVMED
- the tmk gene encoding dTMP kinase; translation: MFVTLEGIEGAGKSTLMNLLVQELEKRGLPFVRTREPGGCGLGARLRPLLLDVSSSLDSRAELFLFLADRAQHVAEIIRPALERGEWVLCDRYADSTIAYQGYGRGMDADRLQELNDHATGGLWPERTLLLDLPVEEGLKRARARNGREGLSTSEGRFEAEELAFHQRIRQGFLARAVRWPERFCVLDARRSPEELLKAAVAALNLD
- a CDS encoding HD domain-containing protein, producing the protein MTEHQKISAMSAGDEIASAYLVSLASLQQSRNGPYWRLELKDASGALEAKIWSPLSLSLPSLTAGQMVRVEGHVSLYREQLQLTVEALRVLSEEECAALPMEDYLVSSSRPAADMMADVERLCDAVLTHKPWKKFMRSVLSDKRIRPLLMKAPAAKSVHHAYMGGLLEHMLSVAELCMLMADHYPELDRQTLLAAALLHDIGKIDEMSGVLVTEYTDEGRLLGHIVQGIVMLEPYLRKSGLEPELVMHFKHLIASHHGEPEFGAAREPSTPEAFVLHYADNIDAKLAQCRGILPAPGEGEGMAWSPYQSLLGRSVCRPVRTPSSAAETKASRQEKKEPRQEERQCSLL
- the fba gene encoding class II fructose-1,6-bisphosphate aldolase, with the translated sequence MPITTPKEMFARAYKEGYAIGAFNVNNMEIIQGIMQAGAEERSPLILQVSAGARKYAGQVYIMKLVEAALAESDLPVVVHLDHGPDFELCKACIDGGFSSVMIDGSHLPFEENIAVTKQVVDYAHDRGVWVEAELGQLAGVEEHVSAEKSIYTDPDQAVEFVQRSGCDSLAIAIGTSHGAYKFKGEAKLDFERLDKISSMMPGYPLVLHGASSVPQEFVEMANQYGGKLGDAKGVPEEMLRKAAKSGVCKINIDSDIRLAMTANIRKYMAEHPEAFDPRAYLKPAREAVKNMVQRKIRNVLGSSNKI
- a CDS encoding DUF4125 family protein — its product is MNTEAEKKEELIKEIVERELAMFLATPNEGGTSECQTRPQSFRMMRRMNHCTHDTATLESYLDDLKNAAAEGRNFMIEKYARLDNRLPPLSHNPLLDKIADAECAFLREASAHYPHAIKTNGEQAFRAYCRCELETLSDRTLQLYADEVDRAVKEGRNLAEERYDDLWRMLGEGSLAAYDAKLAARS
- a CDS encoding tetratricopeptide repeat protein, whose protein sequence is MEDFRSALNAARTLPDAQAEEALRTLLKQYPDLSPEDEGNLRYTLGVVLFHQGRADEAAHETEQACRLLEHAPGAARALALTALARMKLACRDASGSVNVGRTALALLRQSLGPDDPRLAPSLFALSFGEYESRNFAEAEALCLEARALWEKQKGPESLEVSTCLNNLGRICEETGRPDEGIALHRAALDIRRRVLSDHPETAFSMGNLGTALASAGRWREAADMLEQAIACYARCGHTGGNDIEGYRRNLEVCRSALAREND